Proteins encoded in a region of the Cytobacillus pseudoceanisediminis genome:
- a CDS encoding ABC transporter ATP-binding protein gives MDSIKRYLKFVKPYRLQIIGTIIIGIIKFAIPLLIPLLIKYVIDDIIGNEALSQSDKTSTLLMVMAVMIALFVIARPPIEYYRQYFAQWVASKILYDIRDKLFTHIQKLSFRFYANTRTGEVISRVINDVEQTKTFVVTGLMNLWLDVATILIAVVIMLNMDVTLTIVSLLLFPFYAFSVKYFFGNLRKLTRARSQALAEVQGYLHERVQGMAVVKSFAIEDYEQTQFDAQNKNFLTKAIDHTKWNAKAFAVVNTITDISPLLVIGYSGYQVIQGEISLGVMMAFVAYIDRLYGPLRRLVNSSTTLTQSIASMDRVFELIDEKYDIDDSSDAIQCRNVKGHIQFEEVSFSYNENEPPVLKKINLDVSAGETIALVGMSGGGKSSLVGLIPRFYDVNEGRILLDGTDIRSFKVRSLRDKIGMVLQDNILFSESVKTNILLGKPDANEDEVIEAAKAANAHEFIMNLPEGYDTKVGERGVKLSGGQKQRIAIARIFLKNPPILVLDEATSALDLESEHLIQEALEKLAKDRTTFIVAHRLSTITHADRIILIEHGEISEAGSHEELMKKQGNYYKLFQVQQLEN, from the coding sequence TTGGACAGTATAAAGAGATATTTGAAATTCGTAAAGCCGTATCGGCTTCAGATTATCGGAACCATTATAATAGGCATCATTAAATTTGCCATTCCACTTTTGATTCCGCTTCTGATTAAGTATGTAATTGATGATATTATTGGCAATGAGGCATTAAGCCAAAGCGATAAGACCAGCACACTTTTAATGGTTATGGCTGTGATGATTGCTTTATTTGTCATCGCCCGTCCGCCAATTGAGTATTACCGCCAATACTTTGCCCAATGGGTGGCAAGCAAAATTCTATATGATATCCGGGATAAGCTTTTTACCCACATTCAAAAGCTAAGCTTCCGGTTCTATGCAAATACAAGAACAGGGGAAGTCATCTCCAGGGTCATAAATGATGTTGAGCAAACCAAAACATTCGTAGTAACCGGTTTAATGAATTTATGGCTTGATGTGGCAACTATTTTAATAGCAGTTGTCATTATGCTGAATATGGATGTTACGTTGACGATTGTGTCTCTGCTTTTATTTCCATTTTATGCTTTTTCAGTCAAATACTTTTTTGGGAACCTCAGAAAGCTGACAAGGGCCCGTTCTCAGGCTCTTGCAGAAGTACAGGGCTATCTGCATGAACGTGTTCAGGGGATGGCAGTTGTTAAAAGCTTTGCAATTGAAGATTATGAGCAAACCCAATTTGATGCGCAAAATAAAAATTTCCTGACAAAAGCGATCGACCATACGAAGTGGAACGCAAAGGCATTTGCAGTTGTTAACACCATTACAGATATTTCACCGCTTTTAGTAATTGGCTATTCAGGATACCAGGTTATCCAGGGGGAAATTTCTCTCGGTGTCATGATGGCGTTTGTCGCTTATATAGATAGATTGTACGGCCCGCTGAGACGGCTTGTTAACTCATCAACAACCTTAACTCAATCGATAGCATCCATGGATCGAGTATTCGAATTAATTGATGAGAAATATGATATAGACGATTCTTCTGATGCAATCCAATGCCGGAATGTTAAAGGGCATATCCAATTTGAAGAAGTAAGCTTTTCTTACAATGAGAATGAGCCTCCAGTATTAAAGAAAATAAATCTTGATGTATCAGCAGGGGAGACAATTGCCCTTGTTGGGATGAGCGGAGGAGGGAAATCCTCATTAGTAGGGCTGATTCCGCGTTTTTATGATGTCAACGAAGGCAGAATCCTGCTTGATGGCACTGATATCCGTTCATTTAAGGTAAGGAGCCTTCGCGATAAAATTGGCATGGTGCTTCAGGATAATATTTTGTTCAGCGAATCGGTTAAAACAAACATTCTTCTCGGCAAACCCGATGCCAACGAGGATGAAGTAATAGAAGCTGCCAAGGCTGCCAATGCCCACGAATTTATTATGAATTTGCCTGAAGGTTATGATACCAAGGTAGGCGAGCGCGGTGTGAAGCTCTCGGGAGGGCAAAAGCAGCGGATCGCCATTGCGAGAATTTTTTTGAAAAACCCGCCGATCCTTGTGCTGGATGAAGCCACTTCAGCCCTTGATTTAGAGAGTGAACATCTGATACAGGAAGCATTAGAAAAATTGGCTAAAGACCGCACGACTTTTATCGTGGCTCATCGCCTTTCCACCATCACTCATGCGGATAGAATTATCCTGATAGAGCATGGTGAAATTTCTGAAGCTGGAAGCCATGAGGAATTAATGAAAAAACAAGGTAATTATTATAAGCTTTTTCAAGTTCAGCAGCTTGAAAATTAG
- the ntdP gene encoding nucleoside tri-diphosphate phosphatase — translation MAVPIEGEPMQIHSYKHNGHIHRVWEETTVLKGTQNLVIGGNDRTIVTESDGRTWVTREPAICYFHSQHWFNVIGMIREDGVYYYCNISSPFIFDGEALKYIDYDLDIKVYPDMTFNLLDEDEYERHRQEMNYPDVIDSILKSNVDNLIHWIRQRKGPFAPDFIDIWYERYLTYRR, via the coding sequence ATGGCGGTACCCATCGAAGGCGAACCAATGCAAATACACAGCTATAAACATAATGGGCATATCCACCGCGTCTGGGAGGAAACAACCGTATTAAAAGGGACACAAAATTTAGTGATTGGCGGAAATGACCGGACAATCGTAACAGAATCTGACGGAAGAACATGGGTGACAAGAGAGCCAGCCATTTGTTATTTCCATTCACAGCACTGGTTTAATGTGATTGGAATGATTCGGGAAGATGGTGTTTATTATTACTGCAATATCAGTTCACCATTCATTTTTGACGGAGAAGCGTTAAAGTATATTGATTATGATCTTGATATTAAAGTGTATCCGGATATGACATTCAATCTGCTTGACGAAGATGAGTATGAACGGCACCGTCAGGAGATGAATTATCCCGATGTAATTGACAGCATCCTTAAATCGAATGTTGACAATCTCATCCATTGGATCCGTCAGAGAAAAGGACCTTTTGCACCCGACTTTATTGATATATGGTATGAACGTTATCTTACTTACAGACGCTAA
- a CDS encoding YgaB family protein: MENFNSLVSEQMKTMEKLLYLQSELERCQEIEEELKAIQQETELESVQYEIARMKEELKEIHRIFEEQTEEVIRSYQEVNVTV, translated from the coding sequence ATGGAGAACTTTAACAGTTTAGTTTCAGAACAGATGAAAACGATGGAAAAGCTTCTTTATCTTCAAAGTGAATTGGAACGCTGCCAAGAGATTGAAGAAGAATTGAAGGCAATTCAGCAGGAAACGGAGCTTGAAAGTGTACAGTATGAGATTGCAAGGATGAAAGAAGAACTGAAAGAAATTCATCGTATATTTGAGGAACAGACCGAAGAGGTCATCCGCTCCTATCAGGAAGTAAATGTAACTGTTTAA
- a CDS encoding gamma-type small acid-soluble spore protein: MAKQPNQTQAGTNVQEVRQQNAQSAGQGQFGTEFASETNAAEVRQQNQQAEARKGQNAGKQSR; this comes from the coding sequence ATGGCTAAACAACCAAACCAAACTCAAGCTGGAACTAACGTTCAAGAAGTGAGACAACAAAACGCACAATCTGCTGGACAAGGCCAATTCGGAACTGAATTTGCCAGCGAAACAAACGCTGCTGAAGTAAGACAGCAAAACCAGCAAGCTGAAGCTCGTAAAGGTCAAAATGCCGGCAAACAAAGCCGCTAA
- the fabL gene encoding enoyl-[acyl-carrier-protein] reductase FabL produces the protein MTQKVALITGSSRGIGKATAIRLAKEGYDIVINYARSKSAANETAAEIEALGRKVLVVKANVGDVEKIKGLFQEIEREFGRLDVFVNNAASGVLRPAMELEESHWDWTMNINSKALLFCGQEAAKLMEKNGGGKIVSISSLGSIRYLENYTTVGVSKAALEALTRYLAIELAPKNIVVNAVSGGAVDTEALKHFPNRAELLEEAKTKTPAGRMVEIEDMVNTVMFLISEDSSMIRGQTIIVDGGISLLV, from the coding sequence ATGACACAAAAAGTAGCACTGATAACAGGAAGCAGCAGAGGAATTGGAAAGGCAACGGCCATCAGGCTTGCCAAAGAAGGCTATGACATTGTCATCAATTACGCACGCAGCAAATCGGCTGCAAATGAAACAGCAGCCGAAATTGAGGCACTGGGAAGAAAAGTCCTGGTTGTAAAAGCAAACGTAGGTGACGTAGAAAAAATTAAAGGGCTATTCCAGGAGATTGAGCGTGAATTTGGAAGGCTGGATGTGTTTGTAAACAATGCAGCATCCGGTGTACTGCGCCCGGCAATGGAACTGGAAGAATCCCATTGGGACTGGACAATGAATATTAACAGCAAAGCTCTGCTTTTCTGCGGACAGGAAGCTGCAAAGCTGATGGAGAAAAATGGCGGCGGAAAAATAGTAAGCATCAGCTCCCTGGGATCGATCCGCTACCTGGAAAACTATACGACTGTGGGGGTTTCAAAAGCCGCATTAGAAGCATTGACACGCTACTTGGCTATTGAACTGGCTCCCAAAAATATCGTCGTAAACGCTGTTTCAGGCGGTGCAGTTGATACTGAAGCTTTAAAACATTTCCCTAACCGTGCAGAGCTTCTCGAAGAAGCAAAGACCAAAACTCCTGCAGGGCGTATGGTGGAAATTGAAGATATGGTTAATACAGTAATGTTTTTGATAAGTGAGGATTCCAGCATGATCCGCGGCCAAACGATTATTGTGGATGGAGGCATTTCACTGCTTGTTTAA
- the mutY gene encoding A/G-specific adenine glycosylase: MKEVNQNTIESVDINGFQDDLLRWFEAEQRDLPWRKDQDPYKVWVSEIMLQQTRVDTVIPYFHRFIEQFPTVKDLSEADEEKVLKAWEGLGYYSRARNLQAAVREVHEKYGGRVPDTPKEISTLKGVGPYTAGAILSIAYGIPEPAVDGNVMRVLSRILSIWDDIAKPSSRKIFESSVRKLISHKNPSHFNQALMELGALICTPTSPSCLLCPVREHCTAFYEGTQHELPVKTKTKKQRNVQLAAAVLIDDHERILIHKRPEKGLLANLWEFPMAEINIAYVSDKEQMKDVFSTQFGAEVEIQEMTGQIEHVFSHLTWNINVYKGKIIILEEEKNDLKLVSLEEIKEFPFPVSHQKIWKQYLDSRG; encoded by the coding sequence TTGAAAGAAGTTAATCAAAATACGATTGAATCAGTTGATATAAATGGTTTTCAAGATGATTTGCTCAGGTGGTTTGAAGCTGAGCAAAGGGATTTGCCATGGAGAAAGGACCAGGATCCTTACAAGGTTTGGGTTTCCGAGATTATGCTTCAGCAGACGCGGGTGGATACCGTAATTCCTTATTTTCATCGCTTTATTGAACAGTTTCCGACTGTAAAGGATCTATCTGAAGCAGACGAAGAAAAGGTATTAAAAGCCTGGGAGGGTTTGGGCTATTATTCAAGAGCAAGAAACCTTCAGGCGGCCGTCCGGGAAGTCCATGAAAAATATGGCGGAAGAGTTCCAGATACACCAAAAGAAATTTCTACATTAAAAGGAGTAGGGCCTTATACAGCAGGAGCAATTCTCAGTATTGCTTACGGAATACCGGAACCAGCTGTGGATGGCAATGTCATGCGGGTCCTTTCGCGTATCCTCTCTATCTGGGATGATATCGCCAAGCCTTCTTCCAGGAAGATCTTTGAGTCTTCCGTCCGAAAATTAATTTCACATAAAAATCCGTCCCATTTCAATCAGGCCCTTATGGAGCTTGGCGCATTAATTTGTACACCAACGTCACCTTCATGCTTATTATGCCCGGTGAGAGAACATTGTACTGCTTTTTATGAGGGGACGCAGCATGAGCTGCCCGTAAAAACTAAAACAAAGAAGCAAAGAAATGTCCAGTTAGCAGCAGCTGTCCTCATAGATGATCACGAAAGAATTTTGATACACAAAAGGCCTGAAAAAGGCCTTCTTGCTAATCTCTGGGAATTTCCGATGGCAGAAATCAATATTGCTTATGTAAGCGACAAAGAGCAGATGAAAGATGTGTTCAGCACACAATTTGGCGCCGAAGTGGAAATACAAGAAATGACTGGTCAGATTGAACACGTTTTTTCCCATCTAACATGGAACATAAATGTGTATAAAGGAAAAATAATAATACTTGAAGAAGAAAAAAATGATTTGAAATTAGTCAGCCTTGAAGAAATTAAAGAATTTCCTTTTCCGGTTTCCCACCAGAAAATATGGAAGCAATATTTGGATAGCAGAGGATAG
- a CDS encoding metal-dependent hydrolase, which produces MDTGTHVVMGLAIGGIATLDPVVAESSATATSVMIGAIVGSQIPDIDTVLKLRNNAVYIRNHRGITHSIPAVLLWPLAILAVVYPFFPTADLLHLWLWTFLAVFLHVFVDIFNAYGTQALRPFSSKWVALGIINTFDPFIFGIHVAGLFIWAFGAHPGYTFLIIYGIIVVYYLLRFAAQRSVLRAVKVIIPDATEIIIAPTMKFNQWRVAVMSKQQFFVGRAVKNHVRILDQFNRVPVPETPVIEAAKKDKNLSAFLSFSPVYRWEVDEYDDYYEVRFIDLRYRSNGHYPFVAVVQLDREFNIQSSYTGWIFSEEKLRKKLDIIPG; this is translated from the coding sequence TTGGATACCGGCACACATGTAGTTATGGGGCTGGCGATTGGCGGCATTGCCACTCTTGACCCCGTTGTTGCTGAAAGTTCTGCTACAGCAACAAGTGTCATGATTGGAGCCATAGTCGGTTCACAAATACCAGATATAGATACTGTTTTAAAACTAAGAAATAATGCCGTTTATATTCGCAATCACAGGGGAATTACCCACTCCATACCGGCTGTGCTGCTTTGGCCTCTTGCCATACTTGCAGTTGTTTACCCATTTTTTCCAACAGCAGATTTGCTTCATTTATGGCTGTGGACTTTTTTGGCTGTTTTCCTGCATGTTTTTGTAGACATATTTAATGCTTATGGAACTCAGGCACTTCGGCCCTTTTCTTCCAAATGGGTAGCTTTGGGAATCATTAACACATTTGACCCATTTATTTTTGGGATCCATGTCGCAGGATTATTTATCTGGGCCTTCGGGGCTCATCCTGGTTATACATTTTTAATTATCTATGGCATTATTGTCGTGTATTATCTTCTTCGATTCGCAGCTCAGAGAAGTGTGCTGAGAGCTGTAAAAGTAATTATACCGGATGCCACAGAAATCATCATTGCCCCAACTATGAAATTCAATCAATGGCGAGTTGCCGTGATGAGCAAGCAGCAATTTTTCGTTGGGCGTGCTGTTAAAAACCATGTGAGGATTCTCGATCAATTTAACCGCGTTCCTGTTCCTGAAACACCTGTAATTGAAGCCGCGAAGAAAGACAAAAATCTTTCAGCATTCCTATCCTTCTCACCTGTTTACCGCTGGGAAGTGGATGAATATGATGATTATTATGAAGTTCGATTCATTGACCTCCGCTACCGGAGCAATGGACATTATCCATTTGTAGCCGTGGTCCAGCTCGATCGGGAGTTTAACATTCAATCATCCTATACAGGCTGGATTTTCAGTGAGGAAAAACTTCGAAAAAAACTGGATATCATTCCTGGCTAA
- a CDS encoding YfhJ family protein: protein MNEYQQKLYELLLEKNKMLSASQAQTWIELLWEDFEATYAKAGREYKGAEMTERIVRQWVENHGSRLHEFVANNPKYKHLLEQDKNALN from the coding sequence ATGAATGAGTACCAGCAAAAGCTTTATGAGCTTTTATTGGAAAAAAACAAAATGCTTTCAGCAAGCCAGGCCCAGACATGGATTGAACTGCTATGGGAAGATTTTGAAGCAACTTATGCCAAGGCTGGCAGAGAATATAAAGGTGCTGAAATGACAGAAAGAATCGTAAGGCAATGGGTAGAAAACCACGGAAGCAGGCTCCATGAATTTGTTGCCAATAATCCTAAATACAAACATTTACTCGAACAGGACAAAAATGCGCTGAATTGA
- a CDS encoding small, acid-soluble spore protein K — protein MRNKARNFPNQNNIKLEGEPRAKAEYASRRADGTINTHPQERMRASSNRESDTPEF, from the coding sequence ATGCGCAATAAAGCGAGAAATTTCCCAAATCAAAACAATATAAAATTGGAAGGGGAGCCGCGGGCTAAAGCAGAATATGCTTCACGCCGGGCTGATGGCACAATTAATACGCACCCTCAGGAACGAATGAGAGCTTCATCAAACCGCGAAAGTGACACACCAGAATTTTAA
- a CDS encoding YpzG family protein, with protein sequence MGNSKNFFGDNPYSSPFTSPHFRPKRAHSQVNGETQQTQDLIILKRQIRKNS encoded by the coding sequence ATGGGAAACAGCAAAAACTTTTTTGGGGATAACCCTTATTCCAGTCCATTTACTTCACCGCACTTTAGGCCTAAACGTGCACATTCACAAGTAAATGGTGAGACCCAGCAAACTCAAGACCTCATTATTTTAAAACGGCAGATTCGCAAAAATTCATAA
- a CDS encoding YfhH family protein — translation MQEKRYSTMTTYELQQEIASLNEKARKAEQMGMVNEFAVLERKVIMAKSYLLNPDDFSPGEIYEIDGDPGVYFKIEYMNGVFAWGFRLNGSKGEEALPISMLKKLEKRG, via the coding sequence ATGCAGGAGAAAAGGTACAGTACAATGACTACGTATGAGCTTCAGCAAGAAATTGCCAGCTTAAATGAAAAAGCAAGGAAAGCGGAACAGATGGGTATGGTAAATGAGTTTGCCGTACTTGAGCGCAAAGTAATAATGGCGAAATCCTACCTGCTCAATCCTGATGATTTTTCCCCTGGTGAAATTTATGAAATCGATGGAGATCCAGGAGTTTACTTTAAAATTGAATATATGAATGGCGTGTTTGCCTGGGGATTCCGGCTAAATGGAAGCAAAGGTGAAGAAGCTTTGCCGATCTCCATGCTGAAAAAACTGGAAAAAAGAGGATGA
- a CDS encoding SDR family NAD(P)-dependent oxidoreductase has product MKSVIITGAGSGLGKELALLFARQGFHIILTGRTLDKLQSVEKEILEAGGSAQSFTLDIAKLQEISSLMTQIQSHELYGLINNAGVGHFGPFERLGEQEIQEMLQTNVLGTIYMTQAVLPYFKEKNGGLLMNIISTAGLKGKVNESVYAASKFAVRGFTESLQKELEDTDIKVKAVYMGGMDTSFWDESDHIKNKSRLRSPEEVAVMILDNLNEESIVIESKK; this is encoded by the coding sequence ATGAAGTCCGTCATCATTACCGGCGCGGGGTCCGGATTAGGCAAAGAGCTTGCTTTATTATTTGCCAGACAAGGATTCCATATTATTTTAACAGGAAGGACTTTGGACAAACTGCAAAGTGTGGAAAAGGAGATTCTTGAAGCTGGCGGAAGCGCTCAATCCTTTACATTAGATATTGCAAAACTCCAGGAGATCAGCAGCTTGATGACGCAAATCCAAAGCCATGAACTTTACGGCTTAATTAACAATGCTGGAGTTGGACATTTTGGGCCATTTGAACGTCTTGGAGAGCAGGAAATACAGGAAATGCTTCAAACAAACGTGCTGGGCACTATTTATATGACTCAGGCTGTTCTGCCTTATTTTAAAGAAAAAAACGGCGGCTTGCTGATGAACATCATTTCGACTGCTGGCTTAAAAGGAAAAGTAAATGAATCAGTGTATGCAGCAAGCAAGTTTGCTGTAAGAGGGTTTACAGAGAGCCTTCAGAAAGAACTCGAAGACACGGATATTAAAGTTAAAGCCGTTTATATGGGCGGAATGGATACCTCTTTCTGGGATGAAAGCGACCATATCAAAAACAAATCCAGGCTTCGTTCTCCTGAAGAAGTGGCAGTAATGATTCTGGATAATTTGAATGAAGAGTCCATTGTAATTGAATCTAAAAAATAA